From Quercus lobata isolate SW786 chromosome 1, ValleyOak3.0 Primary Assembly, whole genome shotgun sequence, one genomic window encodes:
- the LOC115953994 gene encoding uncharacterized protein LOC115953994: protein MVPISDLEMGPSPSKRAWWEEECLGFLGKDIEGIIQPYDDALVATLRIAGFDVRRVMIDQGSGFEVMYPNLYEGLGLTPKDLTQYDTPLVAIDDTMVTPVGEMRLVVQIGGRKELVDFIVVHSYSPYTAILGRPWIYFMGAVTSSLHQKVKFLTDQGIFKL, encoded by the coding sequence ATGGTCCCGATTTCAGACTTGGAGATGGGTCCCTCCCCCTCTAAAAGGGCATGGTGGGAGGAAGAATGTTTAGGTTTTTTGGGAAAGGATATAGAGGGCATTATTCAGCCTTATGATGATGCACTGGTGGCTACTTTACGGATTGCAGGTTTTGATGTAAGGAGAGTAATGATAGACCAAGGGAGTGGGTTTGAAGTTATGTATCCAAATCTATATGAAGGGTTAGGCTTAACCCCCAAGGACTTAACTCAGTATGATACTCCCTTGGTTGCCATCGATGACACCATGGTCACACCTGTCGGTGAAATGAGGTTAGTCGTACAGATAGGAGGAAGAAAGGAGTTAGTTGATTTTATTGTGGTCCACTCCTATTCCCCTTACACAGCCATTCTCGGTCGTCCATGGATTTATTTTATGGGGGCTGTGACTTCTTCcctgcatcagaaggtgaagttcCTGACTGATCAGGGTATTTTCAAGCTTTAG